A section of the Hevea brasiliensis isolate MT/VB/25A 57/8 chromosome 17, ASM3005281v1, whole genome shotgun sequence genome encodes:
- the LOC110664433 gene encoding uncharacterized protein LOC110664433 codes for MNRRNLKRNRSLLVARKKVKLASFSMQRNLYALRRMIPGCAEVDEEALFQKSIEHILMLKLQLGILKSLLKFYES; via the coding sequence ATGAATAGAAGAAACCTGAAGAGGAACAGGAGCCTTTTGGTAGCAAGAAAGAAAGTAAAGTTGGCTTCATTTTCAATGCAAAGAAATCTTTATGCCTTAAGAAGGATGATTCCAGGTTGTGCGGAAGTTGACGAAGAAGCCTTGTTTCAGAAGTCCATTGAGCATATTCTGATGCTAAAATTGCAACTTGGAATTCTTAAGAGTCTCTTGAAGTTTTATGAGAGCTAA